A segment of the Symmachiella macrocystis genome:
CCGCCAGAATTAACTTGGGAGAATTCAAAAACGCACGCGCCAATGCCGTCCGTTGACATTCCCCCGCACTCAACTCGGCCGGATGATGTCCCGCGCGTCCCGACATTCCTAGGTGGTCCAATAAACGAATCGCCTCATCGCGGGATGACTTGCCCGTCCCGGCCAACAGCACATTGTCCAACACGTTCAGATAGGGGACGAGGTGAAACATTTGAAATACAAAGCCGATCTCATGGCTGCGAATCGTCGCCCGTTCGTGTTGTGGGAGCGCGTATAACTCTCGGTCCCCCATCAACACGCGCCCGCTTGAGGGACGCAACATGCCGGCGGTCGTCAGCAGCAAGGTGGTCTTGCCGCTGCCGCTCGAACCCCGGACGGAGACGAATTCACCAGTCGCAATTTCTAGCGAGACATCGGCCAGCGCCGAGACATCCGCTGATTTTTTGCGGTACGTTTTGGTGATGTGTTCGAATCGAATCATGACGTCAACGAAGTTTCTTATACTGAGTGAGCGGCTTATTTTTACCGTGGCGCGGTCTAGGTGTCACGCAATACCACAGCGGGGTCTTGTGCTGCGGCTGCTGCGGCGGGCAGAAAACTGGCAATCACCGTAAACCCCGTAGCCGCCGCTAATGATGCGTTGAGTAGCGGCCAAGGCCACTTGATGGCGGCGGCGGTCACGGGGAAGATTATCGGTCCGAGGTTTAAGGCCAATGCCCCACCGAGGAAAAAACCGGCCGCTGCGCCGCACAAACCAATCACAATCGCCTTTCCAATAAATAGCGCCATGATCCGTGCTGAGGACCGTCCCAACGCGCGATACAGGCCGACCTCCTGGCGACGATCGTTGACGTTCATCATCGCCAACGCCCCGACGCACAACGCGCAGCCGATGAGAATGATGGGCGTCAAATAGGCAAAAAACTTTTCCGCCGATTGCCGTTGCCGCGCCCGTGCTTCGGCCATCGACTTAAGCATGATGACCTTGGCATCGGGAAAGGCCGAATCCAATTCGCTGCGGAGAATTCCCAATGGGTCTTCGTCGGGTGTCATACACAAACAATCAATCGCTTGAATTTCATTGATTCGGCCCGGCTCACTTAAGATGTCTTGCACGTCCGATAGGTTGGCAGAGACGCGCACGTCCTCACTGGTTCCCGTTTCAGAGAGCGTGCGTTCCACCACAAAGGACTTTCCACCGACATCGAGCGTCTCTCCGTTTTTGATGTTCAACCGCTGCGCGACTTCGAAACCAACATAGACCTTGCCCGGTGGAACGGTGAAGATCATCGGTTTCTTTTTTTGACCCGGTGGGGCATATTCGT
Coding sequences within it:
- a CDS encoding ABC transporter ATP-binding protein → MIRFEHITKTYRKKSADVSALADVSLEIATGEFVSVRGSSGSGKTTLLLTTAGMLRPSSGRVLMGDRELYALPQHERATIRSHEIGFVFQMFHLVPYLNVLDNVLLAGTGKSSRDEAIRLLDHLGMSGRAGHHPAELSAGECQRTALARAFLNSPKLILADEPTGNLDPKNATVVMEQLKAYQKLGGTVIVATHSERMDEVADRVVHLEHGRLRTINAGN
- a CDS encoding ABC transporter permease; this encodes MIGTMRLIINEIRYRKFNFLLSLGAVAAATAIFVAFHTITTAQERETRRVTRDLGFNLRVIPRETDMDRFYATGYSDLTMDEQAVHRLVEYPGLSYNHLVATLQRHFELSGVPVLLTGISNEYAPPGQKKKPMIFTVPPGKVYVGFEVAQRLNIKNGETLDVGGKSFVVERTLSETGTSEDVRVSANLSDVQDILSEPGRINEIQAIDCLCMTPDEDPLGILRSELDSAFPDAKVIMLKSMAEARARQRQSAEKFFAYLTPIILIGCALCVGALAMMNVNDRRQEVGLYRALGRSSARIMALFIGKAIVIGLCGAAAGFFLGGALALNLGPIIFPVTAAAIKWPWPLLNASLAAATGFTVIASFLPAAAAAAQDPAVVLRDT